CGATCTCGCCCTGAGAGAAGGGCCAGAGCTCAATAGTCTCCATTCGGCCCACGAGAGTGTCGGGCAGGGATCGCAAGCCGAGCACGCGCGCCGATCCCGTCAGCAGGAAGCGCCCGGGCGTGGGGTCTGCATCCACTTGCGCCTTGATCGACAGCAGCAGATCGGGTGCTCGTTGGACCTCGTCGATGACCATCGGGCCGGGCTGGTCGACGAAGCCGTCCGGATCCTCAAGCGCAGCCTGGCGGGTCAAGGCGGTATCGAGATCACGCCATTCGGCGTCGCGGCCCTTTGCGACGAGGCGAACCAGAGTGCTCTTGCCGCTTTGCCGGGCACCGTTGACGAGCACCACCCGGGTGTCCTCCAGCGCCGCGTTCACAGCGGCCTCGGCGTGTCTAGGCAAGGCCGGGCCAAGTATGGTTCGCATCCACGCTCCCGCCGTCTAGTCCACCGTCGCATGTGGATCTGCCACCATCTTACGCGTGGATCTGCCGCAAGGTAGCGCGTGGATCTGCCGCAAAGACTCGCTGCCAATTGGCACGTGGATAACCGGAGGGATCGCTCACGCGGCCGCGCCGAGCATGTTCCTATGTAGACCTCCTAGACAAACAGCCAGTGAGCTGGTAATACCTCACCGACGCCCCTGTACCTGGGGAATTAGATGACGGGCGAGACGACCGCGGAGGCTGGCGTGCCACTTCTAGTTGCAGCCCCTGAGCTGTTGGCTTCGGCGGCAACGAATTTGGAAAGCATAGGTTCGGCACTGGATGCGGCCCACGCGGCGGTTGCCGTTCCGACCACCGAGCTTGTGGCCGCCGGCGCCGATGAGGTCTCGACGGCCGTGGCTGCGCTATTCGCCGGGTACGGGCAGCAGTATCAGGCGCTTGCCGGGCAGGTCGCGGCCTTTCATGGTTGGTTCACGGGCACCCTGGCCACGAACGCGAATTCGTATGCGTCCACCGAGGCCGCCAACATCGGTCAGCTGCTGTCGGGCGTGGTCAGTGGGCCCGTCCGGGAACTGACCGGGCGCCCGCTGATCGGCAACGGCGCCAACGGATACACCAATTCTCAAGGTGTAGGGACGCCCGGCGGTGCCGGCGGATGGTTGTACGGCAACGGTGGTAACGGTGGCAATAGCACCTATGGTGGAGCGGCCGGGGGCGCTGGCGGCGCCGGCGGGTGGCTGTTGGGCAACGGCGGCACGGGCGGGGCCAGCGGGCCCGGCGGTGTCGGCGGCGCGGGAGGAGCCGCCGGCTTGCTGTCGGGCGTAGCCGGGGCAACCGGCGTGAGCACACCTTTGGCAGCCAACGAAACCGTCATCTCTGTAGATCAATACGGCAACGCGATAGTAAACATCTCCGTCGGCGGCGGACCGAGCGTGGGCGCGATAGTTGACACCGGGTCCACCGGTCTTCTGCTCCCGCGCCAAGACGTCAACATAGCCAGCCTCGGCACGCCCACCGGGTCGGGCACCGTTATTTACGGCAACAGCACCAACTATGAAACCGTCCACTACGAGACGTACCAAACAACGGTAAATCTTGGGAATGGCATCGTCACGACGTCGACCGGCGTCGACGTCGCCACCTCCGCGACCGAGACGATCAATGGTGTGACAAATCCTGTTCAGCTCTCCTCGATACCCGCCATTCTGGGTATCGGGCCCAACGACGGGTACCCGCTCTCTACCCCGGTGACCTCGGCGTTGCCGGGCACCCTCGACGAGGGTGTGCTCATCAACGAACCCCAAGGTCTGCTGGAGTTCGGCTCCAACCCGCTGACCCCCCTTGCCTCGCTTACCGGATCGCCGATGACCAACCTGGAAATACAGATCAATGGCGGTTCTCTGCAAAGCGCTACCGGCGCGTTCATCGATTCCGGCGGCTTGACCGGAGCCATCCCGTCAAACCTGATTTCGGGTGTTTCGGCCGGCAATACGGTGCCGACCGGAACGACGCTTACGGTCTATACCAGCGGCGGTCAGGAGCTGTACTCGGAAATGGTCACCAGTGCCGACGCGCCCTATGTCGTGTCATCAAGCGACCCGTTCAATACCGGGAATTACCTCTTCTCGCTGGACCCGATCTACATTTCGAACAGCCCCAGCGGTGTGGGAATGACCGTCATCGACGCATGACGCTTAGCGCCCCGTGCGTTCGCATAGCGCCCCGTGCGTTGAGTGTGAAGCGTGGGCTTTCAGTGTGACGCTAGGGCGTCGATCCGGGCCTCGAAGCGTCCCTGGGCTCACGCGCGAATCCCTGAGCGCACACTCGACGGGTCGACCAGTCGGCCTACCGCCGCCGCGCCAGTGCCCGCAGGAAGAACGTCAGGTTGGCCGGCCGCTCGGCGAGCCGCCGCATGAAGTATCCATACCACTGGGTCCCGAACGGCACATACACCCGGACCTGGTTGCCGGAGCCCGCCAGCCGCCGCTGTTCGCCGTCGCGGATGCCGTACAGCATCTGGTATTCGAAATCCGCAACGCCGCGGCCCGATTCGCGAGCCATGCCGGGAACCGCAGCGATGATCGCCGGGTCATGGGAGGCCACCATCGGATAGCCCGACCCGGCCATCAGCACCCGAAGGCAGGCCAGATAGGACTCGGTGGCCTCGGCGCGGTCTCGGTAGGCCACCGACGCCGGCTCGTCGTAGGCGCCCTTGCAGAGCCGGATCCGAGCCCCGGACACGGCAAATTCCTGGCAGTCGTCGAGGGTACGCCGCAGATAGGCCTGCAAAACCGTGCCCAGCCAAGGGAAATCGGTCCGCAGGTCGCGGACGATGGACAGCGTCGACTCGGTCGTGGTGTGGTCCTCGGCATCCACCGTCACCCACAGGCCGGCACGCTGCGCCGCCTCACAGATCGACCAGGCGTTCTCCCGGGCGATCTTCTCTCCGTCGCGCTGGAGCGACTGCCCCAGCGCCGACAACTTGACCGAGACCTCCAGCGGTCGGACGCCCGCGAAATCGCCAGGGCGGCCCAGTTTTTCGATGAGATCCAGGTAAACCCGCACGGCCGCGTCGGCGTCGTCGACGTCGGAGACGCCCTCGCCCAGATAGTCGATGCTGACGTAGCGGCCCGACTCACGCAGGGCGGCAACGACATCCATCGCGGACTCGATCGTCTCCCCCGGCACGAACCGGTGCACGACCTTGCGGGCGACCGGCAGCCGTTCGGCGGTCCGGCGCAATCCCTCCCTTCGGCCGGCGGCCATGATCGCCGGCCGAAGGGTGTTGGCGAACACCCCGGCCATCACTCGGCCGCCATGTGCGGGTACGCGTGGTCGGTGGCCGGGACGAACGTCTCCTTGATGGTGCGGGCCGACGTCCAGCGCAACAGGTTCAGCACCGATCCGGCCTTGTCGTTGGTGCCCGAGCCGCGCGAACCGCCGAACGGTTGGCGCCCGACCACCGCGCCGGTCGGTTTGTCGTTGACGTAGAAATTTCCGGCCGCGAACCGCAGCCGGTCCTGCGCGGTCAGCACGGCCCGGCGGTCGTCGGCGATCACCGCGCCGGTCAGCGCGTAACGGGATCCGGTGTCGATGACGTCGAGGATTCGTTCGTACTGGTCGTCGGGGTAGACGTGCACCGACAGCAACGGACCGAAGTACTCGGTCGCGAACGATTCGTCGGTCGGGTCGTCGGACAGCAACACGGTCGGACACACGAAATAGCCGACGCTGTCGTCGTATTCGCCTCCCACCGCGATGGTGACGCCGGGTGCGCCCTTCGCCCGCTCGATGGCGTTGACGTTCTTGGCGAAGGCGCGCCGGTCGATCAGCGCGCCGCCGTAGTTGGTCAGGTCGGTGATGTCGCCGTAGCGCAGGGCGGCGGTCGCGCCCAGGAAGTCGTCGCCCATGCGTCGCCACAGCGAGCGCGGGATAAACGCCCGCGACGCCGCCGAGCATTTCTGGCCCTGGTAGTCGAACGCGCCGCGAATCAGCGCCGTGCGCAGCACATCCGGCCGCGCCGAGGCGTGCGCGACGACGAAGTCCTTGCCTCCGGTCTCGCCGACCAGCCGCGGATAGCTGTGGTAGCGGCCGATATTGGCGCCCACCCGCTGCCAGAGCTGCTGGAAGGTGGCCGTCGACCCGGTGAAGTGAATGCCGGCCAGCCGCGGATCGGCCAGTGCCACATCGGAAACCGCGAAGCCGTCGCCGGTGACCAGGTTGATGACGCCGGGCGGCAACCCCGCGGCCTCCAGCAATTGCATGGTCAGATACGCCGACGGGGTTTGGGCGATCGACGGCTTCCACACCACGGTGTTGCCCATCAGCGCCGGCGCGGTCGGCAGGTTGCCGGCGATCGAGGTGAAGTTGAACGGCGTGATCGCGTAGACGAAGCCGTCCAGCGGGCGGTAGTCGCTGCGGTTCCACTCGCCGGGTCCGCTGATCGGCTGCTGCGCCAGGATCTGGCGGGCGAACGCGACGTTGAACCGCCAGAAGTCGATGAGCTCGCACGGCGCGTCGATCTCGGCCTGGTAGGCGGACTTGGATTGGCCGAGCATCGTGGCGGCGGCGATCCTCTCTCGCCACGGCCCGGCCAGCAGGTCGGCGGCGCGCAGGAACACCGCGGCACGTTCGTCAAAAGGCATTGCTGCCCAAGCATTCTTGGCGGCCGCCGCGGCCTCGACGGCCGCCGTCGCGTCGTCGTGCACGGCGTTGGTCAGCGTGCCCAGCCTCGCGGCGTGCCGGTGCGGCTGGACGACATCGATCCGCTCGCCGTCGCCCATGCGGTGCTTGCCGCCGACGACATGCGGGAGGTCGATCGGGTGGTCGGCCTGCGCGGCGAGTTCGTTGAGCAGCCGGGCGCGCTCCGGGGAGCGCGGCGCATAGTCGTGGACCGGCTCGTTGGCCGGCATCGGCACCTGGGTGATCGCGTCCATGCTGCCAGGATCCCCGGCACAGCACCCCATCCTGTTAGCCGATCGGACAAGATTTAGTGGGCGAAGTAGTACGATCAGACAATATGGGAGTGG
The nucleotide sequence above comes from Mycobacterium malmoense. Encoded proteins:
- a CDS encoding PecA family PE domain-processing aspartic protease gives rise to the protein MPLLVAAPELLASAATNLESIGSALDAAHAAVAVPTTELVAAGADEVSTAVAALFAGYGQQYQALAGQVAAFHGWFTGTLATNANSYASTEAANIGQLLSGVVSGPVRELTGRPLIGNGANGYTNSQGVGTPGGAGGWLYGNGGNGGNSTYGGAAGGAGGAGGWLLGNGGTGGASGPGGVGGAGGAAGLLSGVAGATGVSTPLAANETVISVDQYGNAIVNISVGGGPSVGAIVDTGSTGLLLPRQDVNIASLGTPTGSGTVIYGNSTNYETVHYETYQTTVNLGNGIVTTSTGVDVATSATETINGVTNPVQLSSIPAILGIGPNDGYPLSTPVTSALPGTLDEGVLINEPQGLLEFGSNPLTPLASLTGSPMTNLEIQINGGSLQSATGAFIDSGGLTGAIPSNLISGVSAGNTVPTGTTLTVYTSGGQELYSEMVTSADAPYVVSSSDPFNTGNYLFSLDPIYISNSPSGVGMTVIDA
- the pruA gene encoding L-glutamate gamma-semialdehyde dehydrogenase, giving the protein MDAITQVPMPANEPVHDYAPRSPERARLLNELAAQADHPIDLPHVVGGKHRMGDGERIDVVQPHRHAARLGTLTNAVHDDATAAVEAAAAAKNAWAAMPFDERAAVFLRAADLLAGPWRERIAAATMLGQSKSAYQAEIDAPCELIDFWRFNVAFARQILAQQPISGPGEWNRSDYRPLDGFVYAITPFNFTSIAGNLPTAPALMGNTVVWKPSIAQTPSAYLTMQLLEAAGLPPGVINLVTGDGFAVSDVALADPRLAGIHFTGSTATFQQLWQRVGANIGRYHSYPRLVGETGGKDFVVAHASARPDVLRTALIRGAFDYQGQKCSAASRAFIPRSLWRRMGDDFLGATAALRYGDITDLTNYGGALIDRRAFAKNVNAIERAKGAPGVTIAVGGEYDDSVGYFVCPTVLLSDDPTDESFATEYFGPLLSVHVYPDDQYERILDVIDTGSRYALTGAVIADDRRAVLTAQDRLRFAAGNFYVNDKPTGAVVGRQPFGGSRGSGTNDKAGSVLNLLRWTSARTIKETFVPATDHAYPHMAAE
- a CDS encoding proline dehydrogenase family protein, translating into MAGVFANTLRPAIMAAGRREGLRRTAERLPVARKVVHRFVPGETIESAMDVVAALRESGRYVSIDYLGEGVSDVDDADAAVRVYLDLIEKLGRPGDFAGVRPLEVSVKLSALGQSLQRDGEKIARENAWSICEAAQRAGLWVTVDAEDHTTTESTLSIVRDLRTDFPWLGTVLQAYLRRTLDDCQEFAVSGARIRLCKGAYDEPASVAYRDRAEATESYLACLRVLMAGSGYPMVASHDPAIIAAVPGMARESGRGVADFEYQMLYGIRDGEQRRLAGSGNQVRVYVPFGTQWYGYFMRRLAERPANLTFFLRALARRR